The Cannabis sativa cultivar Pink pepper isolate KNU-18-1 unplaced genomic scaffold, ASM2916894v1 Contig3, whole genome shotgun sequence genome window below encodes:
- the LOC133033237 gene encoding uncharacterized protein LOC133033237, giving the protein MEDIIATSSPKKGMSFSCNDTSVTLVPCAASIKALSACCLYGKVVAPMTVEESSVWEFVTKTWKKPVSVVSMADGLKMSNIFKFGFDSAEDRDWALANGPWCVRGYTLVLQAWSSSLEGSVTFNMLRVWIQIHNLPHEFFSRDNGHFLGGLVGKVINIDLEEGKPVTWTPFMKILVDIDVHKPLVSGCFFDLTSGEKQWLQVKYVKIGIFCYFCGCLGHQRRGCKLSSPVTVAKEDGVPFPMYGPWLSTSSAYLDVFSGPSFGKVRQLASSEVAKGGGEIGPLATLSAEGVNCAKISTGRVHRRLRRPLGLPANAASGSGKAQRAVWFPKRSSVGLEKGVSSFSNGGMNCSLDKEKAIVSLPILNDVDVDRSMGRETNLNNKAVSLALGEGGPTVGPRLVKDGPCFIIEDLEGVRDCGPQLIGSGPNGTVIDLSEKAKAFNSSFGPKEGVSSSNKEISSQMKANGPRVLNSLSTPPGPLLEDQVVNARDGSSSNHASTHRESMVPPNEEVALAQFFKAQEDLMHDLRHFGKLDLYEIRRIGGDIGVPVSSEVNERTTPFKKRKFESSASLCSRPHKIHRKYPGVVRDFPWDPKRDDDIVVDDPSEDSSNSPSRSGILKNPLAGSFMIDDAVSSGSAYSHTPVEENDESPPQEP; this is encoded by the coding sequence ATGGAGGATATTATTGCAACCTCTTCTCCTAAGAAAGGCATGAGCTTTTCATGCAACGATACTTCTGTGACTCTTGTTCCGTGTGCTGCTTCGATCAAGGCCCTGTCTGCTTGCTGTTTGTATGGGAAAGTCGTAGCTCCCATGACTGTGGAAGAATCATCTGTGTGGGAGTTTGTGACAAAAACATGGAAGAAACCGGTCTCTGTGGTGTCCATGGCGGATGGTTTGAAGATGTCTAATAtcttcaagtttgggtttgattcTGCTGAAGATAGGGATTGGGCTCTTGCTAATGGCCCCTGGTGCGTTCGTGGGTACACCCTGGTATTGCAAGCTTGGTCTTCAAGCTTGGAAGGCTCTGTTACGTTCAACATGTTGCGGGTGTGGATACAAATCCATAACCTTCCTCATGAGTTTTTCTCTCGCGACAATGGACACTTCCTCGGGGGACTGGTGGGTAAAGTGATAAACATTGATCTGGAGGAAGGAAAACCAGTCACTTGGACTCCATTCATGAAGATATTAGTAGATATTGATGTCCATAAACCTCTAGTGTCCGGGTGTTTTTTCGATTTGACTTCTGGTGAGAAACAGTGGTTGCAAGTTAAATACGTGAAGATCGGTATCTTCTGTTACTTCTGTGGATGTCTAGGCCACCAACGCAGGGGGTGCAAGTTGTCGTCGCCGGTTACGGTGGCGAAGGAGGATGGCGTTCCGTTTCCTATGTATGGCCCGTGGTTATCTACATCCTCAGCCTATCTTGACGTATTCTCTGGACCGTCGTTTGGCAAAGTCCGTCAACTGGCATCCTCGGAGGTGGCTAAAGGTGGTGGAGAAATTGGTCCGTTGGCAACTCTCTCGGCCGAAGGTGTTAACTGTGCGAAAATCAGTACAGGCCGCGTGCATAGACGTCTGAGACGTCCTCTGGGTTTGCCTGCGAATGCAGCGTCTGGTTCTGGGAAGGCTCAGCGAGCCGTGTGGTTCCCAAAGCGAAGCTCGGTTGGCCTGGAGAAGGGAGTTTCTTCTTTTAGCAATGGTGGTATGAACTGCTCGCTGGACAAAGAGAAAGCTATTGTTTCTCTTCCTATTTTAAATGATGTTGATGTTGACCGGTCAATGGGGAGGGAAACGAATTTGAATAACAAAGCCGTTTCTTTGGCTTTGGGCGAGGGTGGGCCTACTGTTGGGCCGAGATTGGTGAAGGATGGGCCGTGCTTTATTATTGAGGATTTGGAGGGGGTTAGGGATTGTGGGCCCCAGCTAATTGGCAGTGGGCCGAATGGGACAGTTATTGATTTATCTGAAAAGGCCAAAGCTTTTAATTCAAGCTTTGGGCCGAAGGAGGGGGTGAGTAGTTCTAATAAAGAAATTTCTTCTCAAATGAAGGCTAATGGGCCGAGGGTGCTTAATTCTCTCTCTACCCCACCTGGGCCGCTTCTTGAAGACCAAGTGGTCAACGCTCGGGATGGAAGCTCTTCTAACCATGCTAGTACTCACCGTGAGTCTATGGTTCCACCTAATGAGGAGGTGGCTTTGGCTCAATTTTTCAAGGCTCAAGAGGATTTAATGCATGACCTTCGGCATTTTGGGAAGCTTGACCTCTATGAAATTAGGAGGATCGGAGGTGATATTGGTGTTCCGGTTTCTTCGGAAGTCAATGAGAGGACGACtcctttcaaaaaaagaaaatttgaatCCTCGGCTTCTCTTTGCTCTAGGCCTCACAAAATTCACCGCAAGTATCCTGGTGTTGTGCGTGATTTTCCCTGGGACCCGAAGCGTGATGATGATATTGTCGTTGATGATCCTTCTGAGGATAGCTCTAATTCCCCGAGCCGGTCTGGTATCTTGAAGAACCCTCTGGCTGGTTCGTTTATGATCGATGATGCTGTGTCAAGTGGGTCTGCTTACTCTCATACCCCTGTGGAGGAGAATGATGAATCTCCTCCACAGGAGCCATGA